One part of the Bradyrhizobium sp. CB1650 genome encodes these proteins:
- a CDS encoding integrase arm-type DNA-binding domain-containing protein has translation MEASDKGFSAGVTTNYLRLTDAVIRAATLPSGKSQHYLHDTEQPGLAIRMRATGGRTWVYLFTKPGARGTQRKTLGAWPKFNEKAARQAATIAAGEVIKGGDPNDAKREAKRQQLAERERTTLANLIIEDGPYETSLTGRQVVNWKPAMSALRRGLKVHVDLAIGDLTRRQIMAAVDKIAKTGKRGAAKDLRKHVHTFLEWCVGEGYVEHNVLAGYRAPKETRAQRVGRRSKGRALTDEEIIKVWHASGKLGAFGLLARLCLLGGPRRSEPTMIQWQKQIMDDRVTFDEAWTKMGLHHDVPRTHLVDEVLAAAKHFQRATSDYVFPSPKTGGQMSGFTKMVSRLVKEAAVARFTMHDLRRSLRTIMSRCGYDNEIQRLCVGQKPRGIDQVYNHDEQWVIRKMAFEAAHDYIAQLVGAKRVGKVVRLQRTNPLDSIKAELLGRLREHYAAEGA, from the coding sequence ATGGAAGCAAGCGATAAAGGCTTCAGCGCTGGAGTGACAACGAACTACTTGAGGCTCACCGACGCGGTGATCCGTGCGGCCACGCTGCCGTCAGGCAAGTCGCAGCATTATCTGCACGACACAGAGCAGCCTGGGCTGGCGATCAGGATGCGCGCGACTGGCGGCCGGACCTGGGTCTACCTGTTCACCAAGCCTGGGGCGAGGGGCACGCAACGCAAGACGCTGGGCGCATGGCCCAAGTTCAACGAGAAGGCAGCGCGCCAGGCCGCCACCATCGCCGCTGGCGAGGTGATCAAGGGAGGCGATCCGAACGACGCCAAGCGCGAGGCCAAGCGGCAACAGCTGGCCGAGAGGGAGCGCACCACGCTGGCGAACCTGATCATTGAGGACGGCCCCTACGAAACGTCCCTGACTGGACGCCAAGTCGTCAACTGGAAGCCAGCTATGTCGGCGCTGCGGCGTGGTCTCAAGGTCCATGTGGATCTGGCCATCGGCGACCTGACGCGGCGGCAAATCATGGCGGCGGTGGATAAGATCGCCAAGACCGGCAAGCGCGGCGCAGCCAAGGACTTGCGCAAGCACGTCCACACGTTCCTCGAATGGTGTGTCGGCGAAGGTTATGTCGAGCACAACGTGCTCGCCGGCTATCGCGCGCCCAAGGAAACCCGTGCGCAGAGGGTCGGGCGCCGATCCAAGGGCCGCGCGCTGACCGATGAGGAGATCATCAAGGTCTGGCACGCATCCGGCAAGCTCGGAGCTTTCGGGCTATTAGCACGCCTGTGCCTGCTCGGTGGTCCGCGTCGCAGCGAGCCAACAATGATCCAGTGGCAAAAGCAAATCATGGATGACCGCGTTACCTTCGACGAGGCATGGACCAAGATGGGGCTGCACCACGATGTGCCCCGCACCCACCTCGTCGACGAGGTGCTCGCGGCTGCAAAGCATTTTCAACGCGCAACCTCCGACTATGTCTTCCCGTCACCGAAGACCGGCGGCCAGATGTCGGGTTTCACCAAGATGGTCAGCCGCTTGGTCAAGGAAGCGGCGGTCGCCAGATTTACCATGCATGACTTGAGGCGCAGCTTGCGCACCATCATGTCACGCTGCGGTTATGACAACGAAATTCAACGGCTGTGTGTCGGACAAAAGCCGCGCGGAATCGATCAGGTCTACAATCACGACGAACAGTGGGTCATCCGCAAGATGGCGTTCGAAGCCGCTCACGACTACATCGCCCAGTTGGTCGGCGCGAAACGGGTCGGCAAGGTTGTGCGCCTGCAGCGGACCAATCCGCTCGACTCCATCAAGGCCGAACTGCTTGGTCGTCTCCGCGAGCACTATGCGGCTGAGGGCGCCTAG
- a CDS encoding metalloregulator ArsR/SmtB family transcription factor, protein MRKSMLAVASHASTRPAQGELSEPHAISVLAALAQPTRLAIFRLLIKHEPVGITAGVIADTIGAPHNTLSTHLAILVRAGLLRSTREGRTIIYRSDVEGMRSVIAFLVNDCCDGHPELCNLVAADATACCGPAPAKTRPAKKAVKRKG, encoded by the coding sequence ATGCGGAAATCGATGCTGGCCGTTGCCAGCCACGCCAGCACTCGGCCGGCCCAGGGAGAGTTGTCCGAGCCCCACGCGATCTCGGTTCTTGCCGCACTTGCTCAGCCCACGCGCTTGGCAATCTTCAGATTGCTTATCAAGCACGAGCCGGTCGGCATCACCGCCGGCGTGATTGCCGATACCATTGGTGCGCCGCACAACACCCTCTCCACCCATTTGGCCATTCTGGTGCGGGCCGGCCTCCTGCGCTCAACTCGCGAGGGCCGCACCATCATCTATCGGTCGGATGTCGAGGGCATGCGGTCCGTGATCGCTTTCCTGGTCAACGACTGCTGCGACGGGCATCCAGAACTCTGCAATTTGGTCGCGGCCGACGCCACGGCGTGTTGCGGACCGGCGCCGGCGAAGACACGACCGGCGAAGAAGGCGGTCAAGCGTAAGGGCTGA
- a CDS encoding arsenate reductase (azurin) small subunit: MSRCDRMVDVGRRRFMSAAGLAAAGVAVSSITPSSAQAAPAAARVDYPVNRLANVKDLKPNEPLNVSYPDASAPGVLLKLGKQVPGGVGAEGDIVGFTTICPHKGFTLNYSAGDRTMNCPGHYSRFDCEAGGQQIWGQATQNLPQYALRVDDKGDIYAEGVDELLYGRLSNVL, encoded by the coding sequence ATGTCGCGCTGCGATCGTATGGTCGACGTCGGCCGCCGTCGTTTCATGAGCGCGGCGGGTCTCGCCGCCGCTGGAGTTGCCGTCAGCTCAATAACGCCTTCCTCCGCCCAGGCTGCGCCCGCAGCGGCGAGGGTGGACTATCCGGTCAACCGTCTGGCCAACGTCAAGGATCTCAAGCCCAACGAGCCGTTGAACGTCTCCTATCCGGACGCAAGCGCTCCTGGCGTGCTCTTGAAGCTCGGCAAGCAAGTGCCCGGCGGGGTAGGCGCCGAGGGCGACATTGTCGGCTTCACGACGATCTGCCCGCACAAGGGCTTCACCCTCAATTACAGCGCGGGTGACCGGACCATGAACTGTCCCGGCCATTATTCCCGGTTCGACTGCGAGGCGGGTGGCCAGCAGATCTGGGGCCAAGCAACGCAAAATCTCCCGCAGTACGCGCTCCGTGTCGACGACAAGGGCGACATCTACGCCGAAGGCGTGGACGAATTGCTCTACGGCCGCCTTTCCAACGTGCTCTAG
- a CDS encoding arsenate reductase (azurin) large subunit yields MGELNNCYEDAELADTLVAVGTNALETQTNYFLNHWVPNLRGTSLDKKKAEFGSEPVERAKVIIVDPRRTVTVNACEVEAGKDNVMHLAINPGTDLALFNAWMTHIADKGWLDKAFVDASTTNFDQMKAANKVSLEDAAKITGLTADQISKSAEWIAQPKAGNARRRAMFAYEKGLIWGNDNYRTNGALVNVALATGNIGRPGGGCVRMGGHQEGYSRPSDTFVGRPAAYVDKLLIEGKGGIHHIWGCDHYKTTLNAFKFKQAYKKRTDMVKDAMMTAPYGDRPAMINAIADAIKKGGLFAVDVDIVPTKIGEACHVWLPAATSGEANLTSMNGERRMRLTEKYMDPPGQAMPDCLIAARIANHMERVLREQGKAEIADHFKGFDWKTEEDAFMDGYHQHEKGGEFVTYARLRVMGTNGFQEPAVGLETTGAVAAGTSTGTTTGEVLKGPAIEGARGKEPVQKKGAATSAAVSAASGGAERIIGTKRLYADGKFNNKDGKAKFMETQWRGLQAPGKEAEMNKFPFLINNGRANITWQSSYLDQDNEFVTDRTPYPYLQMNPQDMDELRLKQGDLVEIYNDNGSTQAMVYPTPTAKPKQTFMVFAQANGVQGNVVSPGVNEFIIPNYKQTWANIRKLADAPEGVKHLSFKSLDYTA; encoded by the coding sequence GTGGGCGAGCTCAACAATTGCTACGAAGATGCCGAACTGGCCGACACGCTTGTCGCCGTGGGCACCAATGCGCTCGAGACCCAGACCAACTACTTCCTGAATCATTGGGTCCCGAACCTGCGCGGAACTTCGCTCGACAAGAAGAAGGCCGAGTTCGGCTCCGAGCCGGTGGAGCGCGCCAAGGTCATCATTGTCGATCCGCGCCGAACGGTAACGGTGAACGCCTGCGAGGTCGAAGCCGGCAAAGACAACGTCATGCATCTGGCGATCAATCCAGGCACGGATCTCGCGTTGTTCAATGCGTGGATGACGCACATCGCGGACAAGGGCTGGCTCGACAAGGCGTTCGTTGACGCCTCGACGACCAATTTCGATCAGATGAAGGCCGCCAACAAGGTCAGCTTGGAAGATGCAGCGAAGATCACGGGCCTCACTGCCGATCAGATCAGCAAATCCGCGGAATGGATCGCACAGCCAAAGGCGGGCAACGCACGTCGTCGAGCGATGTTCGCCTACGAAAAGGGCCTGATTTGGGGCAACGACAACTACCGCACCAACGGCGCCCTGGTGAACGTCGCGCTCGCTACAGGCAATATCGGCCGGCCCGGCGGCGGTTGCGTCCGCATGGGTGGACACCAGGAAGGCTACTCGCGGCCATCCGATACCTTCGTCGGGCGGCCTGCCGCCTACGTCGACAAGCTCCTGATCGAGGGCAAGGGCGGTATCCATCACATCTGGGGATGCGATCACTACAAGACCACGCTAAACGCATTCAAGTTCAAGCAGGCGTACAAGAAGCGCACCGACATGGTGAAGGACGCCATGATGACGGCGCCATATGGCGACCGGCCTGCGATGATCAACGCGATTGCCGACGCGATCAAGAAAGGCGGGTTGTTTGCAGTCGACGTCGACATCGTCCCGACCAAGATCGGTGAGGCCTGCCATGTGTGGCTGCCGGCCGCGACCTCGGGGGAGGCGAACCTCACCTCGATGAACGGCGAGCGTCGCATGCGCTTGACCGAGAAGTACATGGATCCGCCCGGGCAGGCGATGCCCGATTGCCTGATCGCCGCGCGCATCGCCAATCACATGGAGCGGGTGCTGCGCGAGCAGGGCAAGGCCGAGATTGCCGACCACTTCAAGGGCTTCGACTGGAAGACCGAGGAAGATGCCTTCATGGACGGCTATCACCAGCATGAGAAGGGCGGCGAGTTCGTCACCTATGCCCGGTTGCGCGTCATGGGGACGAACGGCTTCCAGGAGCCGGCGGTCGGGCTCGAGACCACCGGCGCTGTCGCCGCCGGCACGTCGACAGGCACAACGACGGGAGAGGTCTTGAAGGGACCGGCCATCGAGGGAGCCCGCGGAAAAGAGCCTGTCCAGAAAAAGGGGGCCGCAACATCAGCGGCGGTGTCGGCCGCGTCGGGCGGTGCCGAGCGGATCATCGGCACCAAGCGGCTCTATGCCGACGGCAAGTTCAACAACAAGGACGGCAAGGCCAAATTCATGGAGACGCAGTGGCGCGGCTTGCAGGCGCCCGGCAAAGAAGCCGAGATGAACAAGTTCCCGTTCCTGATCAATAACGGCCGCGCCAACATCACCTGGCAGAGTTCCTATCTCGACCAGGACAATGAGTTCGTCACGGATCGGACGCCGTATCCCTACCTCCAGATGAACCCGCAAGACATGGATGAGCTGCGGCTCAAGCAGGGCGATCTGGTCGAAATCTACAATGACAACGGCTCGACCCAGGCCATGGTCTATCCGACGCCGACAGCCAAGCCAAAGCAGACGTTCATGGTCTTCGCCCAAGCCAACGGCGTGCAAGGGAATGTCGTCTCACCCGGCGTGAACGAATTCATCATCCCGAACTACAAGCAGACGTGGGCCAACATCCGTAAGCTCGCGGATGCGCCGGAGGGCGTGAAACATCTTAGCTTCAAGTCGCTCGACTACACGGCCTGA
- the arsC gene encoding arsenate reductase (glutaredoxin) (This arsenate reductase requires both glutathione and glutaredoxin to convert arsenate to arsenite, after which the efflux transporter formed by ArsA and ArsB can extrude the arsenite from the cell, providing resistance.), with the protein MSVTIYHNPDCGTSRNTLAMIRQSGVEPTIIEYLKTPPSRERLKELVAAMDIQVRALLREKGTPFHELGLADPKWTDDELIDQMLAHPILINRPIVVAPKGVKLCRPSEAVLDLLPNPHIGRFVKEDGEIIEA; encoded by the coding sequence ATGAGCGTTACGATCTATCACAATCCAGACTGCGGCACCTCCCGCAACACGCTCGCGATGATCCGCCAGAGCGGCGTCGAACCGACCATCATCGAATATCTGAAGACGCCTCCCTCGCGCGAAAGACTCAAGGAATTGGTCGCGGCCATGGACATCCAGGTCCGCGCGCTTCTGCGCGAGAAGGGGACGCCATTCCATGAACTCGGTCTCGCCGACCCGAAATGGACAGACGACGAGCTCATCGATCAGATGCTTGCGCACCCGATCCTCATCAATCGGCCGATTGTGGTGGCGCCCAAGGGCGTCAAGCTCTGCCGGCCGTCGGAAGCAGTGTTGGACCTGCTGCCCAATCCGCACATCGGTCGCTTCGTTAAGGAAGACGGCGAGATCATCGAGGCTTGA
- a CDS encoding aquaporin family protein produces the protein MDTFDLPRRLAAEALGTGVLVATVVGSGIMAETLTKDVALALLCNTLPTGAILVVLITVLGPISGAHFNPAVTLVFTGKRELPPQEAVLYVIAQIAGGIAGTMAAHLMFALPVVDFSMKTRTGGAQWFAEFVAAFGLVATILAGIRFQRTAVPWLVGLYITAAYWFTASTSFANPAVAIARSLTNTFAGIRPVDLPGFILAELCGAFVGMLLMNWLLGRPEVRGPVKIAETSR, from the coding sequence ATGGATACGTTTGATCTCCCTCGGCGCTTGGCCGCGGAAGCGCTCGGCACCGGGGTTCTGGTCGCCACCGTGGTCGGGTCCGGCATCATGGCCGAGACGCTGACCAAGGACGTCGCCCTGGCGCTGCTGTGCAACACGTTGCCGACCGGAGCCATTCTCGTCGTGCTGATCACGGTGCTGGGACCTATCTCCGGCGCCCACTTCAATCCCGCCGTCACGCTGGTCTTCACCGGCAAACGCGAGTTGCCGCCGCAAGAGGCCGTGCTTTACGTGATCGCGCAGATCGCCGGAGGCATTGCGGGCACCATGGCGGCGCATCTCATGTTCGCGCTGCCTGTCGTTGACTTCTCGATGAAGACGCGCACCGGCGGCGCCCAATGGTTCGCCGAGTTCGTCGCGGCCTTCGGTCTGGTCGCGACCATCCTGGCCGGAATCCGCTTCCAACGCACGGCGGTACCGTGGCTCGTCGGCCTCTACATCACGGCGGCGTACTGGTTCACTGCCTCGACCTCGTTCGCGAATCCGGCGGTCGCGATCGCGCGTTCGCTGACAAACACGTTCGCGGGAATTCGTCCCGTGGACCTGCCAGGCTTCATCCTCGCCGAACTCTGCGGTGCCTTCGTAGGCATGCTGTTGATGAATTGGCTGCTCGGAAGACCCGAAGTGAGGGGCCCGGTCAAAATCGCGGAGACATCACGATGA
- a CDS encoding arsenate reductase ArsC, with the protein MSDRIYNVLFLCTGNSARSVIAESILRKDGEGRFRSFSAGSQPKGQINPFALKVLEKFGYPTDGMRSKTWTEFVAPDAPKMDFIFTVCDSAAGESCPVWPGQPTTEHWGIEDPAAVEGTDLEKEAAFEFAFRYLKHRISEFTNLPLHVIDKLSLGSRLREIGRLDGATHLQPKAN; encoded by the coding sequence ATGAGCGACCGCATCTACAACGTCCTCTTCCTCTGCACCGGGAACAGCGCCCGGTCAGTCATCGCCGAGTCCATCCTGCGGAAGGATGGCGAGGGGCGCTTCAGATCCTTTTCGGCCGGCAGCCAACCCAAGGGCCAGATCAATCCCTTCGCCCTCAAGGTGCTGGAGAAGTTCGGTTATCCGACTGACGGGATGCGCTCGAAGACGTGGACGGAATTCGTCGCGCCCGACGCGCCCAAGATGGATTTCATATTCACCGTCTGCGACAGCGCGGCCGGCGAAAGCTGCCCGGTATGGCCCGGCCAGCCGACGACCGAACATTGGGGCATCGAGGATCCGGCTGCCGTAGAAGGCACTGATCTTGAAAAGGAGGCCGCCTTCGAATTCGCGTTCCGGTATCTAAAGCACCGAATTAGCGAGTTCACGAACCTCCCGCTGCACGTCATCGACAAGCTTTCGCTAGGCTCCAGGCTGCGCGAAATCGGCCGCCTCGACGGCGCCACCCACCTGCAACCAAAGGCCAACTGA
- a CDS encoding helix-turn-helix domain-containing protein yields MDQANFTETAIEGFASLGQPTRLEALRRLLSVYPDSVLAGEIARYCDVPHNTMSNHLAVLARAGLIVAERNGRTVSYRADVAGFRGLMDFLARDCCGGKPELCGHLPVVPAALVPEPSPDVVAPAFNVLFVCTQNSARSIMAEALLQKIGGGRFHAYSAGSDPAESPLPEVIDRLKQLGHDVTHLRCKSWNEFTGPEAPRMDFVIALCDTPRGQFCPDLGTKFVTGAWPVPDPVQFTGSASERTTLLNELYAMIRRRLEIFISLPFASLDRMALKTRLDEIGDTNRVSP; encoded by the coding sequence ATGGATCAGGCGAACTTCACCGAGACGGCGATCGAGGGATTCGCGTCCCTCGGACAGCCCACGCGGTTGGAGGCGTTGCGGCGGCTGCTGTCGGTCTATCCGGACAGCGTTCTCGCGGGAGAGATCGCGCGTTACTGCGACGTGCCGCACAATACGATGTCGAACCACTTGGCTGTACTTGCCCGCGCCGGCCTGATCGTCGCGGAGAGGAACGGCCGGACGGTCAGCTACCGCGCCGACGTCGCCGGCTTTCGGGGGTTGATGGACTTTCTCGCTCGCGATTGCTGCGGTGGAAAACCCGAGCTCTGCGGCCATCTTCCCGTCGTGCCTGCGGCGCTGGTCCCCGAGCCCTCTCCAGATGTTGTTGCGCCTGCCTTCAACGTCCTGTTCGTGTGCACGCAGAATTCTGCGCGCTCGATCATGGCGGAAGCGCTCCTCCAGAAGATCGGAGGGGGACGATTTCACGCCTATTCCGCTGGATCTGACCCTGCCGAGTCTCCGCTTCCAGAGGTGATCGATCGTCTGAAGCAGTTAGGGCACGACGTCACCCATTTGCGCTGCAAGTCGTGGAACGAGTTCACCGGTCCCGAGGCGCCGCGGATGGATTTCGTGATTGCGCTTTGCGACACGCCGCGGGGACAGTTCTGTCCGGATCTCGGGACAAAATTTGTGACCGGCGCGTGGCCGGTGCCAGATCCCGTCCAGTTCACCGGCTCAGCCTCAGAACGGACAACATTGCTGAACGAGCTTTACGCGATGATACGGCGGCGGCTCGAAATCTTCATCAGCCTCCCCTTCGCATCGCTTGACCGCATGGCGTTGAAGACGCGTCTGGACGAGATCGGCGACACAAACCGCGTTTCGCCATAA
- the pstS gene encoding phosphate ABC transporter substrate-binding protein PstS encodes MIKCVLGVLLASLSLSTGAAQAAESTGAGSTFVFPILEKWAAAYEAKTGDKIRYESIGSGSGITQIKAATVDFGASDMPLRTEELEKRGLGQFPLVIGGVVPVVNIDGIGPGGIRFSGPLLADIFLGKIKNWNDPAIRALNPDVNLPAAPISVIHRLDGSGTTFNWANYLSKVSPEWKQQVGEGTSIEWPIGAGGKGNEGVAAFVALAKNSIGYVEYAYAIKNKLAYGLVQNGAGRFVKPGAEAFQAAAESANWVGAKDFFLVMTDAPGENAYPITATAFIIMYKQPKDLGRAKRAIDFFRWSLENGQAQAAELGYVPLPPSLVKQIEKYWSSEFGS; translated from the coding sequence ATGATCAAGTGCGTATTGGGTGTCCTTCTCGCCTCGTTGTCCTTGTCGACGGGAGCTGCCCAAGCAGCCGAGAGCACCGGGGCCGGATCGACCTTCGTGTTTCCCATTCTCGAAAAATGGGCCGCGGCGTACGAAGCCAAGACCGGCGACAAGATCCGCTATGAATCGATTGGATCGGGATCAGGCATTACTCAGATCAAGGCGGCAACCGTCGACTTTGGTGCTTCGGACATGCCGTTGCGAACCGAGGAGCTGGAAAAAAGAGGCCTCGGTCAGTTTCCGCTCGTGATCGGCGGCGTGGTGCCCGTCGTCAATATTGACGGTATCGGCCCAGGCGGCATTCGTTTCTCAGGCCCGCTGCTCGCGGACATCTTTCTCGGCAAAATCAAGAACTGGAATGATCCGGCGATCCGCGCCCTCAATCCAGACGTCAATCTGCCCGCAGCGCCCATTTCGGTCATACACCGCTTGGACGGATCAGGGACCACGTTCAATTGGGCAAATTATCTGTCGAAGGTCAGTCCTGAATGGAAGCAACAGGTAGGTGAAGGCACGTCCATTGAGTGGCCGATCGGAGCGGGCGGAAAAGGCAATGAGGGAGTTGCCGCATTTGTTGCGCTGGCAAAGAACTCAATCGGCTACGTGGAGTATGCCTACGCCATCAAAAACAAGCTGGCCTACGGATTGGTGCAGAACGGGGCGGGACGGTTCGTTAAACCCGGCGCAGAGGCGTTCCAGGCAGCCGCAGAGAGCGCCAACTGGGTGGGGGCAAAGGATTTCTTCCTGGTCATGACCGATGCTCCAGGAGAAAACGCTTACCCCATCACCGCGACTGCGTTCATCATCATGTACAAGCAACCCAAGGATCTTGGGCGGGCGAAACGCGCAATAGACTTCTTCAGGTGGTCGTTGGAAAACGGGCAGGCGCAAGCGGCCGAGCTAGGCTACGTTCCGCTTCCGCCTTCTCTCGTCAAACAGATCGAAAAGTACTGGAGCTCGGAATTCGGAAGCTAG
- a CDS encoding metalloregulator ArsR/SmtB family transcription factor translates to MKIEDAAARLEALGNPTRLKIYRTLVREGHAGMPVGRLQERLKIPASTLSHHVKALVSVGLISQVRESTTLICQAEYDTMRGLVDFLVAECCAEETECKGARTAA, encoded by the coding sequence ATGAAGATCGAAGACGCAGCCGCACGCTTGGAAGCGCTGGGCAACCCGACCAGGCTGAAGATTTACCGGACGCTCGTCCGCGAAGGTCACGCCGGCATGCCGGTCGGCCGGCTGCAGGAGCGGCTAAAGATTCCAGCATCGACATTGTCGCATCACGTGAAGGCTCTTGTTTCCGTTGGCCTGATATCGCAGGTCCGCGAAAGCACGACGCTGATCTGCCAGGCGGAATACGACACAATGCGAGGATTGGTGGATTTTTTGGTCGCGGAGTGCTGCGCCGAGGAAACGGAGTGCAAGGGGGCTCGCACGGCCGCCTGA
- a CDS encoding NAD(P)-binding domain-containing protein: MSAVKTVAIIGAGPIGLAAAAHANERGMIPIVLEAGPDIGHAVRQWSRVRLFSPWEYNIDKAAARLLESTGWNSPDPESYPTGGELLEQYLEPLASRTALRDSINTSARVTGISRVGFDKVKTKGRGDAPFELRYRNGAGEKMLLADAVIDASGTWWSPNPAGSNGLRAIGESDVSERIAYGMPDLLGAQRGRYASKRVAVLGAGHSATGTLIDLVTLAQSAPGTEVFWLLRGDNPAKSFGGGVNDKLKARGALGSMLAELVQRGSLHVEPGFRVTHLTTTEEGLRIGAGSACCGRSLIVDELIVATGFRPDLEFLSELRLSLDPALDCSPALAPLIDPNEHSCGTVRPHGARELAQPEPRFYFAGMKSYGRAPTFLMLTGYEQVRSITAELAGDTEAARRVELVLPETGICNVTASLGDRGCCGGPAKADASACCASDEAAKQQGGSGCGCS, encoded by the coding sequence ATGAGCGCGGTAAAGACGGTCGCGATCATCGGTGCAGGTCCGATCGGCCTTGCCGCGGCGGCGCACGCAAACGAACGTGGTATGATACCCATTGTGCTAGAGGCAGGTCCCGACATTGGCCACGCCGTGCGGCAATGGTCGCGCGTGAGGCTGTTCTCGCCATGGGAATACAATATCGATAAGGCGGCGGCCCGCCTGCTGGAATCGACCGGCTGGAATTCTCCGGACCCGGAAAGCTATCCCACAGGCGGCGAATTGCTCGAGCAGTACCTTGAGCCTCTTGCTTCCAGGACTGCCCTTCGAGACAGCATCAACACTTCAGCCCGTGTAACCGGCATCAGTCGCGTAGGGTTCGACAAGGTGAAGACCAAGGGTAGGGGCGATGCCCCGTTCGAACTTCGTTATCGAAACGGCGCCGGCGAAAAGATGTTGCTTGCCGATGCGGTGATCGATGCGTCGGGCACCTGGTGGTCGCCAAATCCCGCCGGCTCCAACGGCCTCCGCGCCATCGGCGAAAGCGACGTCTCCGAGCGGATCGCCTATGGCATGCCGGATCTCCTTGGCGCCCAACGGGGGCGCTACGCCTCGAAGCGTGTCGCCGTGCTGGGCGCCGGCCATTCGGCGACCGGCACCCTGATCGATCTTGTCACGCTTGCTCAATCGGCGCCGGGCACCGAGGTGTTCTGGCTGCTGCGAGGTGACAATCCCGCCAAATCATTTGGCGGCGGTGTCAATGACAAGCTCAAAGCTCGCGGCGCGTTGGGAAGCATGCTTGCTGAACTGGTCCAGCGAGGAAGCCTGCATGTCGAGCCGGGCTTTCGTGTCACGCATCTGACGACGACGGAGGAGGGGCTTCGTATCGGTGCAGGCTCGGCTTGTTGCGGTCGATCACTGATCGTGGATGAGTTGATCGTCGCAACTGGGTTCCGACCCGATCTCGAGTTCCTGAGTGAATTGCGGCTTTCGCTGGACCCGGCACTTGATTGCTCTCCCGCGCTTGCGCCACTCATCGATCCGAACGAGCACAGTTGCGGTACCGTGCGCCCGCATGGCGCGCGTGAGCTGGCGCAGCCTGAGCCCCGATTCTATTTCGCCGGAATGAAATCTTACGGCCGCGCCCCAACCTTCCTGATGCTGACCGGCTACGAGCAGGTGCGCTCCATCACCGCGGAGCTCGCCGGCGACACCGAGGCCGCGCGCCGCGTTGAACTCGTTCTTCCCGAAACAGGCATCTGCAACGTCACGGCATCCCTCGGAGATCGCGGGTGCTGTGGCGGCCCGGCTAAGGCCGATGCTTCCGCCTGTTGTGCGTCCGACGAGGCCGCGAAGCAACAGGGCGGCTCCGGCTGCGGTTGCTCATGA